The following proteins come from a genomic window of Larimichthys crocea isolate SSNF chromosome III, L_crocea_2.0, whole genome shotgun sequence:
- the map3k4 gene encoding mitogen-activated protein kinase kinase kinase 4 isoform X4, with translation MEPPDRNKPSRQAKPVQDASQQNSAVGESWDSPSEEEEALYGTSPPYNPRQMKRMSGKHQRSQARSAGRSPNKADLSPSGLRESPRPVETPEEHSYKQGKKQRATLRSTERDHKKTFEGAFMLDPLSKSTHFGSLNMDPRKHYLSLGCSSGKLPVSMPHMARTHRQTSRTDCPADRLKFFETLRLLLKLTSMSSKRKEKEQRGLENMAFMGHNNEVIWLELQAWHARRSTGDQDLFLFTARQAIPDIINEVLHFKVNYASLRGAQCSVEGEYQSVPDLVCGEEREPAVAETNHCGVDPWGFSAFPSSAMNAAEPLGSGAVCREHLQRQRLAFEQVKHVIELLESVEALYPSLQALQKDYEKYAARDFQGRVQALCLWLNITQDLNQKLRVMATVLGLHDLSRIGWPVFEIPSPRCSRGNEEEDNEEDEENDSTATFTAESDGEDRDAEEEEEEEEVVVLGHIAEGELSPSLTPKFARLLSEDEFLPTANAVSAEVIAGGGVFCPTAIYRPFVDKALKQMGLRKLILRLHKLMDRSLQRSRAALLRHTPALEFADFPDPMLYSDYLPELSRHESCSGPAHPELGADQVSWVDLLDMDLPSFRPAFLVLCRVLLNVIHECLKLRLEQRPAGEPSLLSIKQLVRECKEVLKGGLLMKQYYQFMLRGVVTDAQGLQTNANIDEFEEDLHKMLVVYFDYMHSWIQMLQQLPQASHSLKNLLEEEWNFTKVITPYIRGGEAQSGKLFCDIAGMLLKSTGEFLDAGLQKSGNEFWETADDSTASDEIRRSVIETSRSLKELFHEARERASKALGFAKMLRKDLEVAADFSITNGVTCLLEALKKRNYVKVQIPGLEELQVFVPCGLMGQRPLILQLLNAAAGKDCSKEPDEIAEDEAYLLMSKHGAGDSTTDSDWAQWDGELLKLVPQMETVDTLRAMKVENVLLIVMQSAHLVAQRKAFQQSMEDVLTLSREQTSSQPLIASALEELKDEALQLCIKISTAIDRVEFMFTTEFEAEVEESESATLHQYYREAMIQGYNFAFEYHKEVVRLMSGEFRQRIGERYIAFARKWMTYVLTKCESGRGTKPRWATQGFDFLQAIEPGFISALPEDDFLNLQALMNECIGHVIGKPHSPVTGLYIAPRNSPRPVKVPRCHSDPPNPNLFIPNAEGFRGSSFHENDRLSSVAAELHFKSLSRHSSPTEDREEPSYPKGDPNSTARRSWELRNFISQSKDTAARQSPMEAVRRSIRKFEDKRYAVMKQRNIIGQVCHTPKSYDNVMHVGLRKVTFKWQRGNKIGEGQYGKVYTCINVDTGELMAMKEIRFQPNDHKTIKETADELKIFEGIKHPNLVRYFGVELHREEMYIFMEYCDEGTLEEVSRLGLQEHVIRLYSKQITTAINVLHEHGIVHRDIKGANIFLTSSGLIKLGDFGCSVKLRNNTHTMPGEVNSTLGTAAYMAPEVITRAKGEGHGRAADIWSLGCVLIEMVTGKRPWHEYEHNFQIMYKVGMGHKPPIPEKLSTEGKDFLGHCLESEPKRRWTASMLLDHPFVKVCTDEE, from the exons GCAGGCCAAGCCAGTGCAAGATGCATCCCAACAGAACTCTGCGGTGGGTGAATCCTGGGACTCTCCcagcgaggaagaggaagctCTGTATGGCACTTCACCTCCTTATAACCCACGTCAGATGAAACGCATGTCTGGCAAACATCAAAGGAGCCAAGCCAGGAGTGCTGGTCGGTCTCCTAACAAGG cagaccTTAGCCCATCTGGCCTGAGAGAAAGTCCCAGGCCAGTGGAGACCCCTGAAGAGCACAGCTACAAGCAGGGCAAGAAGCAGAGGGCCACACTGCGCTCCACGGAGAGAGACCACAAGAAGACCTTTGAAGGCGCCTTCATGCTGGACCCACTCTCAAAGTCGACTCATTTCGGTTCCCTCAATATGGATCCCAGGAAGCATTACTTGAGCTTGGGTTGCAGCAGTGGCAAACTTCCTGTGTCTATGCCCCATATGGCTCGGACCCACCGCCAGACCTCCAGGACAGACTGTCCTGCTGACCGCCTCAAGTTCTTTGAAACTCTGCGGCTGCTCCTCAAGCTCACGTCTATGTCCTccaagaggaaggagaaggagcagagaggCCTGGAGAACATGGCCTTCATGGGTCACAACAACGAGGTCATTTGGTTGGAGCTGCAGGCTTGGCATGCACGGCGCTCCACCGGCGACCaagacctttttctttttactgccCGTCAAGCCATCCCTGACATCATCAATGAGGTGCTGCACTTTAAGGTCAACTATGCCAGCCTGAGAGGGGCCCAGTGTTCAGTCGAGGGGGAATATCAGAGTGTCCCAGATCTAGtctgtggagaggagagagagcctGCCGTAGCAGAGACCAACCACTGTGGAGTAGATCCCTGGGGCTTTAGTGCCTTCCCCTCATCAGCAATGAATGCAGCAGAGCCTCTGGGCTCTGGCGCTGTTTGCAGGGAGCATCTTCAGCGCCAGCGGCTGGCATTTGAGCAGGTCAAACATGTTATAGAGTTGCTGGAGTCAGTGGAGGCTTTGTACCCCTCTTTGCAGGCCCTGCAGAAGGACTATGAAAAGTATGCAGCACGAGATTTCCAGGGCAGGGTGCAGGCGCTCTGTCTGTGGCTCAATATCACCCAGGACCTCAACCAGAAGCTGCGTGTTATGGCAACTGTGCTGGGCCTCCATGATCTATCTCGTATCGGGTGGCCTGTCTTTGAAATCCCCTCACCTCGCTGTTCCCGTGGCAATGAAGAAGAGGACAatgaggaagacgaggagaaTGACTCAACAGCCACTTTTACAGCTGAAAGTGATGGAGAGGACAGggatgctgaggaggaggaggaggaggaggaggtggtagTATTGGGTCACATAGCAGAGGGAGAGTTGTCTCCCTCCCTGACTCCTAAATTTGCCCGATTGTTGTCAGAGGACGAGTTTCTCCCAACTGCTAACGCAGTAAGTGCAGAAGTGATTGCGGGAGGGGGAGTATTCTGCCCCACAGCCATCTACAGACCGTTTGTGGATAAAGCTCTGAAGCAGATGGGGCTGCGTAAACTGATCCTCAGACTGCACAAACTGATGGACCGCTCTCTTCAGAGGTCCAGAGCAGCACTGCTCCGTCACACTCCTGCACTGGAG TTTGCAGATTTCCCTGACCCCATGCTGTACAGTGATTACCTGCCAGAGCTATCGCGCCATGAGTCCTGCAGTGGTCCGGCACATCCGGAGCTTGGGGCAGACCAGGTTTCCTGGGTGGATTTGCTGGACATGGATCTCCCGTCCTTTCGGCCAGCGTTCCTTGTGCTGTGCAGAGTCCTTCTAAACGTCATTCACGAATGCCTTAAACTGCGACTTGAACAGAGGCCTGCTGGGGAGCCTTCACTGCTCAGCATCAAACAG TTGGTGCGTGAGTGTAAGGAGGTTCTTAAAGGTGGTCTTCTGATGAAGCAGTATTATCAGTTCATGCTGCGAGGCGTGGTGACTGATGCTCAGGGCTTGCAGACGAATGCCAACATTGATGAGTTTGAAGAGGATCTTCACAAGATGCTGGTG GTCTACTTTGATTACATGCACAGTTGGATCCAGATGTTGCAGCAGCTGCCTCAGGCCTCTCACAGCTTAAAGAACCtgttggaggaggagtggaACTTCACCAAGGTCATCACTCCTTACATTCGAGGAGGGGAGGCCCAGTCCGGGAAGCTTTTTTG TGACATCGCTGGGATGCTGCTTAAATCCACTGGAGAGTTCCTTGATGCCGGCCTGCAAAAGAGCGGTAATGAATTCTGGGAAACTGCAGATGACAGCACCGCCTCAGATGAGATCAG GCGGTCAGTTATCGAGACTAGTCGGTCGCTCAAAGAGCTGTTCCACGAGGCCAGGGAACGAGCGTCCAAGGCTCTCGGCTTTGCCAAGATGCTTCGCAAG GACTTGGAAGTTGCTGCAGATTTCAGCATCACTAATGGGGTGACTTGTCTCCTGGAGGCACTGAAGAAGAGAAACTATGTCAAg GTTCAGATTCCAGGcttggaggagctgcaggtttttgtccCTTGTGGCTTGATGGGTCAGCGGCCTCTCATCCTGCAGCTTCTCAATGCTGCTGCTGGCAAAGACTGCTCCAAGGAGCCTGATGAAATTGCAGAGGACGAGGCCTACCTGCTTATGAGTAAACACGGAGCTGGGGATTCCACTACTGACTCTGACTGGGCTCAGTGGGATGGAGAGCTGCTCAAACTGGTTCCCCAGATGGAAACTGTTGACACTTTAAGGGCCATGAAG GTAGAGAATGTGCTCTTGATTGTGATGCAGTCTGCTCACCTGGTGGCCCAGCGAAAGGCCTTTCAGCAGTCCATGGAGGATGTGCTCACTCTTAGCCGGGAGCAGACATCTAGTCAGCCACTCATTGCGAGTGCGCTGGAGGAACTCAAG GATGAGGCACTACAGCTATGCATAAAGATCAGCACTGCCATTGACCGAGTGGAGTTCATGTTCACCACAGAGTttgaggcagaggtggaggagtcTGAGTCAGCCACTCTGCATCAGTACTACAGGGAGGCAATGATACAGGGCTACAATTTTGCCTTCGAG TACCACAAGGAGGTGGTGCGGCTAATGTCAGGGGAGTTCAGACAAAGGATCGGGGAGCGCTACATTGCTTTTGCCCGCAAATGGATGACCTATGTCCTGACCAAATGTGAGAGTGGCAGGGGCACCAAGCCCAG GTGGGCGACTCAGGGGTTTGACTTTCTTCAGGCTATCGAACCTGGCTTTATATCAGCATTGCCAGAGGATGACTTCTTG AATTTGCAAGCtttgatgaatgaatgtattGGACATGTGATTGGAAAACCTCATAGCCCAGTCACCGGCCTGTACATAG ctcccAGAAACAGTCCTCGACCTGTAAAGGTGCCTCGCTGCCATAGTGACCCACCAAACCCCAACCTGTTCATCCCTAATGCTGAAGGTTTCAG GGGATCCAGTTTCCATGAGAATGACCGCCTGTCGTCGGTTGCAGCAGAGTTGCATTTTAAATCTCTGAGCCGCCACTCCAGCCccacagaggacagagaag AACCCTCTTATCCTAAGGGGGATCCTAACAGCACTGCACGCCGAAGCTGGGAGCTTCGCAACTTTATCAGCCAGTCCAAGG ACACAGCAGCAAGGCAAAGCCCCATGGAGGCTGTCCGTCGCTCCATTCGCAAGTTCGAGGACAAACGCTATGCTGTGATGAAGCAGCGCAACATCATCGGCCAAGTGTGTCACACACCCAAATCCTATGACAATGTCATGCATGTCGGGCTCAGGAAGGTGACCTTTAAGTGGCAGAGAGGCAACAAGATAG GTGAGGGCCAGTATGGGAAAGTGTACACCTGCATCAATGTTGACACTGGAGAACTAATGGCCATGAAGGAG ATCCGATTCCAGCCGAATGATCACAAAACAATCAAGGAGACTGCAGATGAGCTGAAAATATTTGAAGGCATTAAACACCCAAACCTGGTGCGATACTTTGGAGTGGAGCTCCATCGG GAGGAGATGTACATCTTCATGGAGTACTGTGACGAGGGCACCCTGGAGGAGGTGTCCAGACTGGGGCTGCAGGAACATGTCATCAGGCTCTACAGTAAACAGATCACTACAGCCATCAATGTCCTCCATGAGCATGGCATTGTCCACCGCGATATCAAGG gaGCCAACATCTTTTTGACATCGTCTGGCCTGATTAAGCTGGGTGACTTTGGCTGTTCAGTGAAATTgaggaacaacacacacaccatgccaGGGGAAGTGAACAGCACGCTGGGAACAGCAG cATACATGGCACCTGAAGTCATCACCAGAGCAAAAGGGGAAGGTCACGGACGAGCGGCGGACATCTGGAGTTTGGGCTGTGTTCTCATTGAGATGGTGACTGGAAAG AGGCCCTGGCACGAGTATGAGCACAACTTCCAGATCATGTACAAAGTGGGAATGGGCCATAAACCCCCCATCCCAGAGAAACTCAGCACAGAGGGGAAGGACTTCCTTGGTCACTGTCTGGAGAGTGAACCCAAACGCCGCTGGACAGCTAGCATGCTGCTAGACCACCCGTTTGTCAAG GTTTGTACGGATGAAGAGTGA
- the map3k4 gene encoding mitogen-activated protein kinase kinase kinase 4 isoform X2 — protein sequence MEPPDRNKPSRQAKPVQDASQQNSAVGESWDSPSEEEEALYGTSPPYNPRQMKRMSGKHQRSQARSAGRSPNKDLSPSGLRESPRPVETPEEHSYKQGKKQRATLRSTERDHKKTFEGAFMLDPLSKSTHFGSLNMDPRKHYLSLGCSSGKLPVSMPHMARTHRQTSRTDCPADRLKFFETLRLLLKLTSMSSKRKEKEQRGLENMAFMGHNNEVIWLELQAWHARRSTGDQDLFLFTARQAIPDIINEVLHFKVNYASLRGAQCSVEGEYQSVPDLVCGEEREPAVAETNHCGVDPWGFSAFPSSAMNAAEPLGSGAVCREHLQRQRLAFEQVKHVIELLESVEALYPSLQALQKDYEKYAARDFQGRVQALCLWLNITQDLNQKLRVMATVLGLHDLSRIGWPVFEIPSPRCSRGNEEEDNEEDEENDSTATFTAESDGEDRDAEEEEEEEEVVVLGHIAEGELSPSLTPKFARLLSEDEFLPTANAVSAEVIAGGGVFCPTAIYRPFVDKALKQMGLRKLILRLHKLMDRSLQRSRAALLRHTPALEFADFPDPMLYSDYLPELSRHESCSGPAHPELGADQVSWVDLLDMDLPSFRPAFLVLCRVLLNVIHECLKLRLEQRPAGEPSLLSIKQLVRECKEVLKGGLLMKQYYQFMLRGVVTDAQGLQTNANIDEFEEDLHKMLVVYFDYMHSWIQMLQQLPQASHSLKNLLEEEWNFTKVITPYIRGGEAQSGKLFCDIAGMLLKSTGEFLDAGLQKSGNEFWETADDSTASDEIRRSVIETSRSLKELFHEARERASKALGFAKMLRKDLEVAADFSITNGVTCLLEALKKRNYVKVQIPGLEELQVFVPCGLMGQRPLILQLLNAAAGKDCSKEPDEIAEDEAYLLMSKHGAGDSTTDSDWAQWDGELLKLVPQMETVDTLRAMKVENVLLIVMQSAHLVAQRKAFQQSMEDVLTLSREQTSSQPLIASALEELKDEALQLCIKISTAIDRVEFMFTTEFEAEVEESESATLHQYYREAMIQGYNFAFEYHKEVVRLMSGEFRQRIGERYIAFARKWMTYVLTKCESGRGTKPRWATQGFDFLQAIEPGFISALPEDDFLNLQALMNECIGHVIGKPHSPVTGLYIAPRNSPRPVKVPRCHSDPPNPNLFIPNAEGFSSRSLPCDLRNQLFPNGPRPVPQGPGEQSNTKAPSSSPNDVRGSSFHENDRLSSVAAELHFKSLSRHSSPTEDREEPSYPKGDPNSTARRSWELRNFISQSKDTAARQSPMEAVRRSIRKFEDKRYAVMKQRNIIGQVCHTPKSYDNVMHVGLRKVTFKWQRGNKIGEGQYGKVYTCINVDTGELMAMKEIRFQPNDHKTIKETADELKIFEGIKHPNLVRYFGVELHREEMYIFMEYCDEGTLEEVSRLGLQEHVIRLYSKQITTAINVLHEHGIVHRDIKGANIFLTSSGLIKLGDFGCSVKLRNNTHTMPGEVNSTLGTAAYMAPEVITRAKGEGHGRAADIWSLGCVLIEMVTGKRPWHEYEHNFQIMYKVGMGHKPPIPEKLSTEGKDFLGHCLESEPKRRWTASMLLDHPFVKVCTDEE from the exons GCAGGCCAAGCCAGTGCAAGATGCATCCCAACAGAACTCTGCGGTGGGTGAATCCTGGGACTCTCCcagcgaggaagaggaagctCTGTATGGCACTTCACCTCCTTATAACCCACGTCAGATGAAACGCATGTCTGGCAAACATCAAAGGAGCCAAGCCAGGAGTGCTGGTCGGTCTCCTAACAAGG accTTAGCCCATCTGGCCTGAGAGAAAGTCCCAGGCCAGTGGAGACCCCTGAAGAGCACAGCTACAAGCAGGGCAAGAAGCAGAGGGCCACACTGCGCTCCACGGAGAGAGACCACAAGAAGACCTTTGAAGGCGCCTTCATGCTGGACCCACTCTCAAAGTCGACTCATTTCGGTTCCCTCAATATGGATCCCAGGAAGCATTACTTGAGCTTGGGTTGCAGCAGTGGCAAACTTCCTGTGTCTATGCCCCATATGGCTCGGACCCACCGCCAGACCTCCAGGACAGACTGTCCTGCTGACCGCCTCAAGTTCTTTGAAACTCTGCGGCTGCTCCTCAAGCTCACGTCTATGTCCTccaagaggaaggagaaggagcagagaggCCTGGAGAACATGGCCTTCATGGGTCACAACAACGAGGTCATTTGGTTGGAGCTGCAGGCTTGGCATGCACGGCGCTCCACCGGCGACCaagacctttttctttttactgccCGTCAAGCCATCCCTGACATCATCAATGAGGTGCTGCACTTTAAGGTCAACTATGCCAGCCTGAGAGGGGCCCAGTGTTCAGTCGAGGGGGAATATCAGAGTGTCCCAGATCTAGtctgtggagaggagagagagcctGCCGTAGCAGAGACCAACCACTGTGGAGTAGATCCCTGGGGCTTTAGTGCCTTCCCCTCATCAGCAATGAATGCAGCAGAGCCTCTGGGCTCTGGCGCTGTTTGCAGGGAGCATCTTCAGCGCCAGCGGCTGGCATTTGAGCAGGTCAAACATGTTATAGAGTTGCTGGAGTCAGTGGAGGCTTTGTACCCCTCTTTGCAGGCCCTGCAGAAGGACTATGAAAAGTATGCAGCACGAGATTTCCAGGGCAGGGTGCAGGCGCTCTGTCTGTGGCTCAATATCACCCAGGACCTCAACCAGAAGCTGCGTGTTATGGCAACTGTGCTGGGCCTCCATGATCTATCTCGTATCGGGTGGCCTGTCTTTGAAATCCCCTCACCTCGCTGTTCCCGTGGCAATGAAGAAGAGGACAatgaggaagacgaggagaaTGACTCAACAGCCACTTTTACAGCTGAAAGTGATGGAGAGGACAGggatgctgaggaggaggaggaggaggaggaggtggtagTATTGGGTCACATAGCAGAGGGAGAGTTGTCTCCCTCCCTGACTCCTAAATTTGCCCGATTGTTGTCAGAGGACGAGTTTCTCCCAACTGCTAACGCAGTAAGTGCAGAAGTGATTGCGGGAGGGGGAGTATTCTGCCCCACAGCCATCTACAGACCGTTTGTGGATAAAGCTCTGAAGCAGATGGGGCTGCGTAAACTGATCCTCAGACTGCACAAACTGATGGACCGCTCTCTTCAGAGGTCCAGAGCAGCACTGCTCCGTCACACTCCTGCACTGGAG TTTGCAGATTTCCCTGACCCCATGCTGTACAGTGATTACCTGCCAGAGCTATCGCGCCATGAGTCCTGCAGTGGTCCGGCACATCCGGAGCTTGGGGCAGACCAGGTTTCCTGGGTGGATTTGCTGGACATGGATCTCCCGTCCTTTCGGCCAGCGTTCCTTGTGCTGTGCAGAGTCCTTCTAAACGTCATTCACGAATGCCTTAAACTGCGACTTGAACAGAGGCCTGCTGGGGAGCCTTCACTGCTCAGCATCAAACAG TTGGTGCGTGAGTGTAAGGAGGTTCTTAAAGGTGGTCTTCTGATGAAGCAGTATTATCAGTTCATGCTGCGAGGCGTGGTGACTGATGCTCAGGGCTTGCAGACGAATGCCAACATTGATGAGTTTGAAGAGGATCTTCACAAGATGCTGGTG GTCTACTTTGATTACATGCACAGTTGGATCCAGATGTTGCAGCAGCTGCCTCAGGCCTCTCACAGCTTAAAGAACCtgttggaggaggagtggaACTTCACCAAGGTCATCACTCCTTACATTCGAGGAGGGGAGGCCCAGTCCGGGAAGCTTTTTTG TGACATCGCTGGGATGCTGCTTAAATCCACTGGAGAGTTCCTTGATGCCGGCCTGCAAAAGAGCGGTAATGAATTCTGGGAAACTGCAGATGACAGCACCGCCTCAGATGAGATCAG GCGGTCAGTTATCGAGACTAGTCGGTCGCTCAAAGAGCTGTTCCACGAGGCCAGGGAACGAGCGTCCAAGGCTCTCGGCTTTGCCAAGATGCTTCGCAAG GACTTGGAAGTTGCTGCAGATTTCAGCATCACTAATGGGGTGACTTGTCTCCTGGAGGCACTGAAGAAGAGAAACTATGTCAAg GTTCAGATTCCAGGcttggaggagctgcaggtttttgtccCTTGTGGCTTGATGGGTCAGCGGCCTCTCATCCTGCAGCTTCTCAATGCTGCTGCTGGCAAAGACTGCTCCAAGGAGCCTGATGAAATTGCAGAGGACGAGGCCTACCTGCTTATGAGTAAACACGGAGCTGGGGATTCCACTACTGACTCTGACTGGGCTCAGTGGGATGGAGAGCTGCTCAAACTGGTTCCCCAGATGGAAACTGTTGACACTTTAAGGGCCATGAAG GTAGAGAATGTGCTCTTGATTGTGATGCAGTCTGCTCACCTGGTGGCCCAGCGAAAGGCCTTTCAGCAGTCCATGGAGGATGTGCTCACTCTTAGCCGGGAGCAGACATCTAGTCAGCCACTCATTGCGAGTGCGCTGGAGGAACTCAAG GATGAGGCACTACAGCTATGCATAAAGATCAGCACTGCCATTGACCGAGTGGAGTTCATGTTCACCACAGAGTttgaggcagaggtggaggagtcTGAGTCAGCCACTCTGCATCAGTACTACAGGGAGGCAATGATACAGGGCTACAATTTTGCCTTCGAG TACCACAAGGAGGTGGTGCGGCTAATGTCAGGGGAGTTCAGACAAAGGATCGGGGAGCGCTACATTGCTTTTGCCCGCAAATGGATGACCTATGTCCTGACCAAATGTGAGAGTGGCAGGGGCACCAAGCCCAG GTGGGCGACTCAGGGGTTTGACTTTCTTCAGGCTATCGAACCTGGCTTTATATCAGCATTGCCAGAGGATGACTTCTTG AATTTGCAAGCtttgatgaatgaatgtattGGACATGTGATTGGAAAACCTCATAGCCCAGTCACCGGCCTGTACATAG ctcccAGAAACAGTCCTCGACCTGTAAAGGTGCCTCGCTGCCATAGTGACCCACCAAACCCCAACCTGTTCATCCCTAATGCTGAAGGTTTCAG CTCTCGAAGTCTCCCCTGCGACCTCCGGAACCAGCTGTTCCCCAACGGCCCTCGCCCCGTCCCTCAGGGCCCGGGGGAACAAAGCAACACCAAAGCACCCAGCAGCAGCCCCAATGACGTCAG GGGATCCAGTTTCCATGAGAATGACCGCCTGTCGTCGGTTGCAGCAGAGTTGCATTTTAAATCTCTGAGCCGCCACTCCAGCCccacagaggacagagaag AACCCTCTTATCCTAAGGGGGATCCTAACAGCACTGCACGCCGAAGCTGGGAGCTTCGCAACTTTATCAGCCAGTCCAAGG ACACAGCAGCAAGGCAAAGCCCCATGGAGGCTGTCCGTCGCTCCATTCGCAAGTTCGAGGACAAACGCTATGCTGTGATGAAGCAGCGCAACATCATCGGCCAAGTGTGTCACACACCCAAATCCTATGACAATGTCATGCATGTCGGGCTCAGGAAGGTGACCTTTAAGTGGCAGAGAGGCAACAAGATAG GTGAGGGCCAGTATGGGAAAGTGTACACCTGCATCAATGTTGACACTGGAGAACTAATGGCCATGAAGGAG ATCCGATTCCAGCCGAATGATCACAAAACAATCAAGGAGACTGCAGATGAGCTGAAAATATTTGAAGGCATTAAACACCCAAACCTGGTGCGATACTTTGGAGTGGAGCTCCATCGG GAGGAGATGTACATCTTCATGGAGTACTGTGACGAGGGCACCCTGGAGGAGGTGTCCAGACTGGGGCTGCAGGAACATGTCATCAGGCTCTACAGTAAACAGATCACTACAGCCATCAATGTCCTCCATGAGCATGGCATTGTCCACCGCGATATCAAGG gaGCCAACATCTTTTTGACATCGTCTGGCCTGATTAAGCTGGGTGACTTTGGCTGTTCAGTGAAATTgaggaacaacacacacaccatgccaGGGGAAGTGAACAGCACGCTGGGAACAGCAG cATACATGGCACCTGAAGTCATCACCAGAGCAAAAGGGGAAGGTCACGGACGAGCGGCGGACATCTGGAGTTTGGGCTGTGTTCTCATTGAGATGGTGACTGGAAAG AGGCCCTGGCACGAGTATGAGCACAACTTCCAGATCATGTACAAAGTGGGAATGGGCCATAAACCCCCCATCCCAGAGAAACTCAGCACAGAGGGGAAGGACTTCCTTGGTCACTGTCTGGAGAGTGAACCCAAACGCCGCTGGACAGCTAGCATGCTGCTAGACCACCCGTTTGTCAAG GTTTGTACGGATGAAGAGTGA